The following proteins are encoded in a genomic region of Alphaproteobacteria bacterium:
- the accD gene encoding acetyl-CoA carboxylase, carboxyltransferase subunit beta encodes MNWLQNFVRPKIRGLVAPSKDVPDNLWDKCPGCGAMLFKRELEENLDVCRHCGHHLKLSAVKRCDILFDGAQYKFIEMPKVRPDPLKFRDQKRYAERLKDAQSKTGRNDALIAAEGKIGGQSAVAAVFDFAFMGGSMGTGVGEGFVVAARRAIETRSAFIAIPASGGARMQEGALSLMQMPRTIIAVEEVRRAGLPYIVVLTDPTTGGVTASFAMVGDIHIAERGATIGFAGARVIESTIRETLPPGFQRSEYLLDHGMVDIVVTRKELHATLARILGLLMPGTAMLPRLVGARA; translated from the coding sequence ATGAACTGGCTGCAAAATTTCGTCCGCCCTAAAATCCGGGGCCTTGTCGCGCCCTCGAAGGACGTGCCCGACAATCTGTGGGACAAATGCCCGGGTTGCGGCGCGATGCTGTTCAAGCGCGAACTCGAGGAAAATCTGGATGTCTGCCGCCACTGCGGCCATCACCTCAAGCTCAGCGCCGTGAAGCGCTGCGACATCCTGTTCGATGGCGCCCAGTATAAATTCATCGAAATGCCGAAAGTGCGTCCCGATCCGCTCAAATTCCGCGACCAGAAACGCTATGCCGAGCGGCTCAAGGACGCGCAAAGCAAGACCGGGCGGAATGACGCGCTGATCGCCGCCGAAGGCAAAATCGGCGGCCAGAGCGCCGTCGCCGCCGTCTTCGACTTCGCCTTCATGGGCGGATCGATGGGAACCGGCGTCGGCGAGGGCTTCGTCGTCGCCGCGCGCCGCGCGATCGAAACCCGTTCGGCCTTCATCGCGATTCCGGCTTCGGGCGGCGCGCGGATGCAGGAAGGCGCGCTATCCTTGATGCAGATGCCGCGCACGATCATCGCGGTGGAGGAAGTCCGGCGCGCCGGACTTCCCTATATCGTGGTTCTTACCGATCCGACCACCGGCGGCGTGACGGCGTCTTTCGCCATGGTCGGCGACATTCACATCGCCGAGCGCGGCGCGACGATAGGCTTCGCGGGCGCGCGGGTGATCGAAAGCACGATCCGCGAAACGCTGCCGCCGGGATTTCAGCGTTCCGAATATCTGCTCGATCACGGCATGGTCGATATCGTGGTGACGCGCAAGGAGCTGCACGCGACGCTCGCGCGCATTCTCGGCCTGCTGATGCCGGGAACGGCGATGCTGCCCCGCCTCGTCGGCGCGCGCGCATGA
- the trpA gene encoding tryptophan synthase subunit alpha, with product MTGRIAAAFAKTKAANRAALIAFVMAGDPDHETAAKILRELPGAGADIIELGMPFSDPMADGPAIQAAGLRALNNGATMHRTLDLARGFRRENQKTPLILMGYFNPILAYGPEKFIEDAAQAGIDGFIIVDLPPEEDEEFRSGAQAAGLDVIHLATPTTDAARLPKVLNGASGFLYYVSITGITGTKSAAGKDVAEAIAEFRRHTKLPIAAGFGLRAPEQIKAIAGDVDGVVVGSALAGCIAANLDGTGQAGAQMMPNLLGLVRQLADAAHRN from the coding sequence ATGACCGGCCGCATCGCCGCCGCTTTCGCCAAGACCAAGGCGGCGAACCGCGCCGCCTTGATCGCCTTCGTCATGGCGGGCGATCCCGACCATGAGACGGCGGCGAAGATTCTGCGCGAGCTGCCGGGCGCGGGCGCGGATATCATCGAGCTCGGGATGCCGTTCAGCGATCCGATGGCGGACGGACCCGCGATCCAGGCCGCCGGTCTGCGCGCGCTGAACAATGGCGCGACGATGCATCGCACGCTCGATCTGGCGCGCGGCTTCCGCCGCGAGAACCAAAAAACGCCGCTGATTCTGATGGGATATTTCAATCCGATCCTCGCCTATGGGCCGGAAAAATTTATCGAGGACGCGGCGCAGGCCGGCATCGACGGTTTTATCATCGTCGATCTGCCGCCCGAGGAAGATGAAGAATTCCGCAGCGGCGCGCAGGCCGCCGGATTGGACGTCATTCATCTCGCGACGCCGACCACCGATGCCGCGCGGCTGCCCAAGGTGCTGAACGGCGCGAGCGGATTTCTTTATTATGTCTCCATCACCGGCATCACCGGCACCAAGAGCGCCGCCGGGAAAGACGTCGCCGAAGCCATCGCCGAGTTCCGCCGCCACACGAAACTGCCCATCGCGGCCGGTTTCGGGCTGCGCGCGCCGGAACAGATCAAGGCCATCGCCGGGGATGTCGACGGCGTGGTGGTCGGCAGCGCGCTCGCCGGTTGCATTGCCGCCAACCTTGACGGCACAGGCCAAGCCGGGGCACAAATGATGCCCAACCTGCTTGGCCTCGTCCGGCAACTGGCCGATGCCGCGCATAGGAACTGA
- a CDS encoding phosphoribosylanthranilate isomerase: MPVKVKICGINDPQSLTAAIGAGAHYVGLVFHPLSPRAVTLEQAAQLARLAAGRIQIAGLFVDPDDAALQAALRHVPLDWLQLHGSEAPRRVAAIKAATGAKIIKAVKIAAAEDFAAVADYAPLADQLLFDAKPAPGASLPGGNAAAFDWRLLAGRTFPRPWMLAGGLTPDNVAEAVGISGAAQVDVSSGVEDRPGVKNPAKIAAFCAAIG; this comes from the coding sequence ATGCCGGTCAAAGTAAAAATCTGCGGCATTAACGATCCTCAAAGCCTGACGGCGGCCATCGGCGCGGGCGCGCATTATGTGGGGCTGGTTTTCCATCCGCTTTCGCCGCGCGCAGTGACGCTTGAGCAGGCGGCTCAGCTCGCGAGGCTGGCGGCGGGAAGAATCCAGATCGCCGGGCTGTTCGTCGATCCCGATGACGCGGCGCTGCAAGCCGCATTGCGGCATGTTCCGCTCGATTGGCTGCAGCTGCACGGTTCGGAAGCGCCGCGCCGCGTGGCGGCGATCAAGGCCGCGACCGGCGCGAAAATCATCAAAGCGGTCAAGATCGCGGCGGCGGAAGATTTCGCCGCCGTCGCCGATTACGCGCCGCTGGCCGATCAGCTGCTGTTCGACGCCAAGCCCGCGCCCGGCGCTTCTTTGCCCGGCGGCAACGCGGCGGCGTTCGACTGGCGGCTTCTGGCCGGGCGGACATTTCCCCGGCCCTGGATGCTGGCGGGCGGGCTGACGCCCGACAATGTCGCAGAGGCCGTCGGCATCAGCGGGGCGGCGCAGGTGGATGTTTCGTCCGGCGTGGAAGACAGGCCGGGCGTCAAGAATCCAGCCAAAATCGCCGCCTTTTGCGCCGCTATTGGTTAA
- a CDS encoding glycosyltransferase family 4 protein, producing the protein MISPRTLAHKIWQRFPPAWRREILFRLSSAFAPRPDRNPIIPPGAPVIVVGPLAAATGLGEWARLALQAFQTAGLDARGIDLSKALMQGADFPQTAWREGRDAYGPGTLVLHINAPYVPLALWLLGRRLVRGKKIIACWAWELPDIPADWRWGLPFAHEIWGLSRFTADAIARHTALPVKVTPLPVVKGEASPPEARPWVKPKGVFAALTMFNMASGFTRKNPLGAVEAFKKAFGDDPGCMLLIKTVNGQHYPEGLEELRRAIGDAANIRLMDKTFTAAETSSLIEECDAVLSLHRAEGFGLVPAEAMRRGKPVVATGWSGNMDFMNAENSCPVGYRLAPAHDPQRTYDHAAQNWAEPDTDEAAACLRRLRTDPAFAAKLGVRAAEDAEKLWNLETYAGYLTGKS; encoded by the coding sequence ATGATATCGCCCCGGACACTTGCCCATAAAATCTGGCAGCGTTTCCCGCCCGCATGGCGGCGCGAGATTCTGTTTCGCCTCTCGTCGGCTTTCGCGCCACGTCCGGACCGGAACCCCATCATTCCGCCGGGCGCGCCGGTGATCGTGGTCGGGCCTCTGGCGGCGGCGACCGGCCTTGGAGAATGGGCGCGGCTTGCGCTGCAAGCCTTCCAGACGGCGGGACTCGACGCGCGCGGTATCGATTTGTCCAAAGCCCTGATGCAGGGCGCGGATTTCCCGCAAACCGCATGGCGCGAAGGACGCGACGCCTATGGCCCCGGCACGCTCGTGCTGCATATCAACGCGCCCTATGTGCCGCTGGCGCTATGGCTCCTCGGACGGCGGCTGGTGCGCGGCAAGAAAATCATCGCCTGCTGGGCCTGGGAATTGCCGGATATTCCCGCCGACTGGCGCTGGGGACTTCCGTTCGCGCATGAGATATGGGGATTGAGCCGCTTCACCGCCGATGCCATCGCCCGTCACACCGCCTTGCCGGTCAAGGTGACGCCGCTGCCGGTCGTCAAAGGCGAAGCATCGCCGCCCGAAGCGCGGCCCTGGGTCAAGCCGAAAGGCGTCTTCGCGGCGCTGACCATGTTCAACATGGCTTCTGGATTCACGCGCAAGAATCCGCTCGGCGCGGTCGAGGCGTTCAAAAAAGCTTTCGGCGACGATCCGGGCTGCATGCTGCTGATCAAGACCGTCAACGGGCAGCATTATCCCGAGGGCCTGGAGGAATTGCGCCGCGCTATCGGCGACGCAGCCAATATCCGGCTTATGGACAAGACTTTCACCGCGGCGGAAACCTCGTCGCTGATCGAAGAATGCGACGCCGTTCTCTCGCTGCACCGCGCGGAAGGGTTCGGGCTGGTTCCCGCCGAAGCGATGCGGCGCGGCAAGCCCGTCGTGGCGACCGGCTGGTCGGGCAATATGGATTTCATGAATGCGGAGAATTCCTGCCCTGTCGGCTACCGCCTCGCGCCCGCGCATGATCCGCAGCGCACCTATGACCACGCCGCGCAAAACTGGGCCGAGCCCGACACCGACGAGGCCGCCGCATGCCTTCGCCGCCTGCGCACCGACCCGGCTTTCGCGGCAAAGCTCGGCGTCCGCGCCGCCGAAGATGCGGAAAAGCTATGGAATCTTGAAACGTATGCAGGATATTTAACAGGCAAATCTTGA
- the trpB gene encoding tryptophan synthase subunit beta, whose translation MTIANSFKQMPDARGHFGPYGGRYVAETLMPLILRVEEAYIAAKDDPAFQAELDYYLEHYVGRPSPLYYAARMTESLGGAKIYFKREELNHTGAHKINHCMGQILLAKRMGKTRIIAETGAGQHGVATATVAALFNLPCTVYMGALDVERQQPNVFRMKLLGAEVVPVESGSRSLKDAMNEALRDWVGNVHDTFYIIGSVAGPHPYPMMVRDFQSIIGRETRAQMLKAEGRLPDTLVACVGGGSNALGLFHDFLDESEVKMIAVEAAGHGVDTDKHAASLAGGSPAVMHGMKSYYLQTPDGQITEAHSISAGLDYPGIGPEHAWLFDNKRVDYVSITDNEALDAFQFCAKMEGIIPALEPSHALAQVMKIAPGLPKDHLLVVNLSGRGDKDIFTVAKMLGVAI comes from the coding sequence ATGACCATCGCCAATTCCTTCAAGCAAATGCCCGACGCGCGCGGCCATTTCGGCCCTTATGGCGGGCGTTATGTCGCCGAAACGCTGATGCCGCTGATCCTCAGGGTCGAGGAAGCCTATATCGCGGCCAAGGATGATCCGGCTTTCCAGGCCGAGCTTGATTATTATCTCGAGCATTATGTCGGGCGGCCTTCGCCGCTTTATTACGCGGCGCGGATGACAGAGTCTCTCGGCGGCGCGAAAATCTATTTCAAGCGCGAGGAGCTCAATCACACCGGCGCGCATAAGATCAATCATTGCATGGGGCAGATTTTGCTCGCCAAGCGGATGGGCAAGACGCGCATCATCGCCGAGACCGGCGCGGGGCAGCATGGCGTGGCGACCGCGACGGTCGCGGCGCTGTTCAACCTGCCCTGCACCGTCTATATGGGCGCGCTCGATGTCGAGCGCCAGCAGCCCAACGTGTTCCGCATGAAGCTGCTCGGCGCGGAAGTCGTGCCGGTGGAAAGCGGCTCGCGCTCGCTCAAGGACGCGATGAACGAGGCTTTAAGGGACTGGGTCGGCAACGTCCATGACACGTTTTACATCATCGGCTCGGTCGCGGGGCCGCATCCCTATCCGATGATGGTGCGCGATTTTCAATCGATCATCGGCCGCGAGACGCGCGCGCAGATGCTGAAGGCCGAGGGGCGGCTGCCCGATACGCTGGTCGCCTGCGTCGGCGGCGGATCGAACGCGCTCGGCCTGTTTCACGATTTTCTCGATGAGTCCGAGGTGAAGATGATCGCGGTGGAGGCGGCGGGACACGGGGTCGATACCGACAAGCATGCCGCCAGCCTGGCCGGAGGCTCGCCCGCCGTGATGCACGGCATGAAGAGCTATTACCTGCAGACGCCGGACGGGCAGATCACCGAGGCGCATTCGATTTCCGCCGGTCTCGATTATCCCGGCATCGGGCCGGAGCATGCCTGGCTGTTCGACAACAAGCGCGTCGATTACGTTTCCATCACCGACAATGAGGCGCTGGACGCTTTTCAGTTCTGCGCGAAGATGGAAGGGATCATTCCGGCGCTTGAGCCTTCGCATGCGTTGGCGCAGGTGATGAAGATCGCGCCGGGATTGCCCAAGGATCATCTGCTCGTCGTCAATCTCAGCGGGCGCGGCGACAAGGATATTTTCACCGTGGCGAAGATGCTGGGAGTGGCGATATGA
- a CDS encoding folylpolyglutamate synthase/dihydrofolate synthase family protein, translating to MTEARENSVAMLARLEAEFPKLDISLRPAYYDLLNALGSPQEHLPPVIHVAGTNGKGSTCAFLRAMLEAAGKRVHVYTSPHLVDFNERIRLAGKLIGENELVAILAEAEAKAKAASGAVSFFELITAAALAAFARTPADFLVMETGLGGRRDSTNVVAKPIATAITRISFDHRDYLGKTLADIAMEKAGIMKEGVPCLIGHQTADIEPVFAAEAQKIRAPLLRFGREWRVDPSGSKAFRYADRLGTLELPLPGLLGAHQIANASLALAILRLGAGEKISDHAIADGLQKVEWPARLQRLKSGPLIDLIPKNWELWLDGGHNDSAGEVLAIQAEDWKHRDGARPKPLFIVYGMLNSKNPQEFLAPLASHAAALRAVTIPGEPNSLTLRDAVAAAAAAGIHDPAPALDMRQAVQDLSRQSAAAARLLICGSLHLAGEVLRHHK from the coding sequence ATGACCGAAGCGCGGGAAAATTCCGTAGCGATGCTGGCGCGGCTGGAAGCCGAATTCCCAAAACTCGATATAAGCCTGCGTCCCGCCTATTACGATCTGCTCAACGCGCTCGGCAGCCCGCAGGAACATCTGCCGCCGGTGATCCATGTCGCGGGCACGAACGGCAAGGGCAGCACCTGCGCCTTTCTGCGCGCCATGCTGGAAGCGGCGGGCAAGCGGGTGCATGTCTATACCTCGCCGCATCTCGTCGATTTCAACGAACGCATCCGCTTGGCCGGAAAACTGATCGGCGAAAATGAGCTTGTCGCCATTCTCGCCGAGGCTGAAGCCAAAGCGAAAGCGGCGTCCGGCGCGGTCAGCTTTTTCGAGCTGATCACGGCGGCGGCTCTTGCCGCTTTCGCGCGGACGCCTGCCGATTTCCTGGTCATGGAAACCGGCCTCGGCGGGCGTCGCGATTCGACCAATGTCGTGGCGAAGCCTATCGCGACCGCGATCACGCGCATTTCCTTCGATCACCGCGATTATCTCGGCAAGACGCTCGCCGACATCGCCATGGAAAAAGCCGGAATCATGAAAGAGGGCGTTCCCTGCCTGATCGGGCATCAGACGGCGGACATCGAGCCGGTCTTCGCCGCGGAGGCCCAAAAAATCCGCGCTCCGCTGCTGCGCTTCGGGCGCGAATGGCGCGTCGATCCGTCGGGCAGCAAGGCTTTCCGTTATGCCGACCGCCTGGGAACGCTGGAACTGCCGCTGCCCGGCTTGCTGGGCGCGCACCAGATTGCTAATGCCTCGCTGGCGCTGGCTATCCTGCGGCTCGGCGCGGGCGAGAAAATCAGCGACCACGCCATTGCCGACGGCTTGCAGAAGGTCGAATGGCCGGCGCGGCTCCAGCGACTCAAAAGCGGGCCTCTTATCGACCTCATCCCCAAAAACTGGGAATTATGGCTCGATGGCGGGCATAATGATTCGGCGGGCGAGGTGCTGGCGATTCAGGCTGAAGACTGGAAGCACCGGGACGGCGCGCGGCCCAAGCCGCTTTTTATCGTCTACGGCATGCTGAACAGCAAAAATCCGCAGGAATTTCTCGCGCCGCTCGCGTCTCATGCGGCGGCGCTGCGGGCGGTGACGATTCCGGGCGAACCCAACAGCCTGACGCTTCGGGATGCCGTCGCCGCCGCCGCCGCCGCCGGAATTCACGATCCAGCCCCGGCGCTCGACATGCGTCAGGCGGTGCAGGATTTATCCCGCCAAAGCGCCGCCGCCGCCCGGCTCCTGATTTGCGGCTCGCTCCATCTTGCGGGCGAAGTGCTGCGG
- a CDS encoding ribokinase, whose protein sequence is MPKVVIAGSINMDVVAYARRLPLPGETIHAEKLEYFPGGKGLNQAIASARYGASTMLAGKVGEDDAGIRLLAYLKENGVDVSLIGTSGKEHTGTALITVAGDKNTIVVAGGANMELSPKDAQRIPLSPNDIVVSQFETPLPFVTALFVRGHANETINILNPSPARKIPRGLMRATDILVVNETELGMLAEAAIKENASASRIVRHAASIATHRGQRIVVTLGKRGQISVMDGKHAEHPPRQARRAVDPTAAGDCFLGNLAGGLAENRSFDAAMEFASAAAAMSVEVKGAAPSLPAHAAILKRFPELRS, encoded by the coding sequence ATGCCCAAGGTCGTCATCGCCGGCAGCATCAATATGGACGTCGTCGCCTATGCGAGACGCTTGCCGCTGCCCGGCGAGACGATCCATGCCGAAAAGCTCGAGTATTTTCCCGGCGGCAAGGGCCTCAATCAGGCCATTGCCAGCGCGCGCTACGGCGCTTCCACGATGCTTGCGGGCAAAGTAGGCGAAGACGATGCCGGCATTCGCCTGCTGGCTTATTTGAAGGAAAATGGAGTCGATGTTTCTCTTATCGGGACATCCGGCAAAGAACATACCGGCACGGCGCTGATCACGGTCGCGGGCGACAAAAACACCATCGTCGTTGCCGGCGGGGCGAATATGGAGCTTTCGCCCAAGGATGCGCAACGAATCCCGCTTTCCCCCAACGATATAGTGGTCAGCCAGTTCGAGACGCCGCTGCCCTTCGTTACGGCGCTCTTCGTCCGGGGCCATGCCAATGAAACGATCAATATTCTGAACCCGTCGCCCGCGCGCAAGATTCCGCGCGGCCTGATGCGGGCCACCGACATCCTGGTCGTCAACGAAACCGAACTCGGCATGCTGGCAGAGGCCGCCATCAAGGAAAATGCCTCGGCAAGCCGGATCGTCCGCCATGCGGCTTCGATCGCAACCCATCGCGGCCAAAGAATTGTCGTCACGCTGGGCAAGCGCGGCCAGATCAGCGTCATGGACGGCAAGCATGCCGAACATCCTCCCAGGCAGGCCCGCAGGGCCGTCGACCCGACGGCGGCAGGCGATTGCTTTCTTGGCAATCTGGCGGGTGGTCTGGCGGAAAACCGCAGTTTCGATGCCGCGATGGAATTTGCCTCCGCGGCGGCGGCCATGTCGGTCGAAGTCAAGGGCGCGGCGCCCTCCCTGCCGGCCCATGCCGCTATTCTCAAGCGGTTTCCCGAATTGCGCTCCTAG
- a CDS encoding TIGR00282 family metallophosphoesterase — MNILFIGDIVGRSGREAVAAHLPRLKEKLRPDIIIANAENAAAGFGVTQKLAREFFALGIHCLTTGNHVWDQKELLGQIHQEPHLLRPLNYPEGTPGRGETVITTAAGKKVLVANLMGRLFMEALDDPFASAQKLLATHRLGHSVDAIFIDFHAEASSEKMAFGHYLDGRVSAVVGTHTHIPTADAFILPGGTAYQTDAGMSGDYDSVIGMKKDVPVAKFTRKLPTERMTPAEGEATLCGAFITTDDRTGLASSIRPIRAGGRLAPTED, encoded by the coding sequence GTGAATATACTTTTTATCGGCGACATCGTGGGGCGCTCCGGGCGCGAGGCGGTCGCGGCGCATCTGCCGCGCCTTAAGGAGAAATTGCGCCCGGACATCATCATCGCCAATGCCGAGAACGCGGCGGCGGGCTTCGGCGTGACGCAAAAGCTGGCGCGGGAGTTTTTCGCCCTCGGCATTCATTGCCTGACCACCGGCAACCATGTGTGGGACCAGAAAGAGCTTTTGGGGCAAATTCATCAGGAGCCGCATTTGCTGCGCCCGCTTAATTACCCCGAAGGCACGCCGGGGCGGGGCGAAACCGTCATCACGACGGCGGCGGGAAAGAAAGTGCTGGTCGCTAATCTCATGGGGCGGCTTTTCATGGAGGCGCTCGACGATCCGTTCGCCTCGGCGCAAAAGCTTCTGGCGACCCATCGGCTGGGCCATTCGGTCGATGCGATCTTCATCGATTTCCATGCCGAGGCCAGTTCGGAGAAAATGGCTTTCGGGCATTATCTGGATGGGCGCGTCAGCGCCGTGGTCGGCACCCATACTCATATTCCGACGGCGGACGCCTTTATTCTCCCCGGCGGCACGGCCTATCAGACGGACGCGGGCATGTCCGGCGATTATGACAGCGTGATCGGCATGAAAAAAGACGTGCCAGTCGCCAAATTCACCCGTAAACTGCCGACCGAGCGCATGACTCCCGCTGAAGGCGAGGCGACTTTGTGCGGTGCGTTCATAACCACGGATGATCGCACCGGGCTTGCATCCTCAATCCGCCCCATCCGCGCCGGGGGTAGATTGGCTCCCACGGAAGACTGA
- a CDS encoding 4-(cytidine 5'-diphospho)-2-C-methyl-D-erythritol kinase has product MHTITMFAPAKINLYLHVTGRREDGYHLLDSLVAFADIGDRIAVEAADRFEFALTGPMAASLAGENPEGNLAVRAAKTLALAAKKPLNFKITLEKNLPIASGIGGGSTDAAAALLALARFWNLRPETLPLHEIARGLGQDIPACLLRRPCYFRNIGDELDPAPNLPRTGIVLANPGLSVPTPAVFKRRQGDFSPPARLEPAATLQDLIAALKTRRNDLYAPAIELAPAIADCLNAVAATQDCLLARMSGSGATCFGLYETAALAGAAAAALQKQHPDWWVQSGVVPFADS; this is encoded by the coding sequence ATGCATACCATAACTATGTTCGCCCCGGCAAAGATCAACCTATACCTCCATGTCACCGGCAGGCGGGAGGACGGCTATCATCTGCTCGACAGTCTGGTAGCGTTCGCGGATATCGGCGACCGGATCGCGGTCGAGGCGGCGGATCGCTTCGAATTCGCGCTGACGGGGCCGATGGCGGCGAGCCTTGCGGGCGAGAACCCTGAAGGCAATCTGGCCGTCCGCGCCGCGAAAACCCTGGCTCTGGCGGCGAAGAAACCGCTAAACTTCAAAATCACGCTCGAAAAAAATCTTCCCATCGCCTCGGGCATCGGCGGCGGCTCGACCGACGCGGCGGCGGCCTTGCTGGCGCTCGCTCGCTTCTGGAATTTACGGCCGGAAACCCTGCCGCTGCACGAAATCGCGCGTGGGCTGGGGCAGGATATCCCCGCCTGCCTGCTGCGCCGCCCCTGCTATTTCCGCAATATCGGCGACGAGCTCGATCCCGCCCCCAATTTACCGCGCACCGGGATCGTGCTCGCCAATCCCGGCCTGTCGGTGCCGACGCCCGCCGTATTCAAGCGGCGGCAGGGCGATTTCTCGCCCCCTGCCCGTTTGGAACCAGCCGCGACGCTGCAAGACCTGATCGCGGCGCTGAAGACCCGCCGCAACGATCTCTACGCGCCCGCCATCGAACTCGCCCCTGCTATAGCCGACTGCCTGAACGCGGTGGCGGCGACGCAAGATTGCCTGCTCGCGCGCATGTCGGGCAGCGGCGCGACCTGCTTCGGGCTTTATGAAACCGCGGCACTGGCGGGCGCGGCGGCGGCGGCCTTGCAGAAACAGCATCCCGATTGGTGGGTGCAAAGCGGCGTCGTGCCGTTCGCGGATTCATGA
- a CDS encoding PfkB family carbohydrate kinase translates to MPIKPKVIIAGAISYDHIFYLQRLPWTDEIMKANKDGVFPGGKGLNQAVASAAYGMPTYLVGKTGEDAEALNLRKYLKEQAVGLKYVGKTPMAPTGKAFVQSVGDHHSVTMAANSANDHLTKEDVREVQINPGDVVVGQTEISSDILIALFEKSKARGAKTVLNFAPAKKLPTKLQALTDIIVVNERNLSIIVKGTDFALAEATPNELAGCARTLLLHPEKQDVVLIRGEHGLIAITGQRGLILKSEVDANNVDVTGMEDCVIGNLAASIADEKSMRVALTFSAAAGAIAREGQGAGTAMPKQNEVVNRLNSSAKPASRSVPPPVRPNGVPGIPRGNPPDSSTPT, encoded by the coding sequence ATGCCGATCAAGCCCAAGGTCATCATCGCCGGCGCCATCAGTTACGATCATATCTTCTATCTCCAGCGCCTGCCCTGGACGGACGAGATCATGAAAGCCAATAAGGACGGGGTCTTTCCCGGCGGCAAGGGCTTGAACCAGGCCGTCGCCAGCGCCGCCTATGGCATGCCGACTTATCTGGTCGGTAAGACCGGCGAAGACGCGGAAGCCTTGAATTTGCGGAAATATCTGAAGGAGCAGGCGGTTGGCCTCAAATATGTCGGCAAAACGCCCATGGCGCCGACCGGCAAGGCCTTCGTGCAAAGCGTGGGCGACCATCATTCCGTGACGATGGCGGCCAATTCCGCGAACGATCATCTGACGAAGGAGGATGTCCGCGAAGTGCAGATCAATCCCGGCGACGTCGTGGTCGGCCAAACGGAGATATCGAGCGATATTCTCATCGCTCTTTTCGAGAAGAGCAAGGCCAGGGGAGCCAAGACCGTCCTGAATTTCGCGCCGGCGAAAAAACTGCCCACCAAACTCCAGGCGCTGACGGATATCATCGTCGTCAACGAGCGCAACCTTTCGATCATAGTCAAGGGAACCGATTTCGCGCTCGCCGAGGCCACGCCGAACGAGCTCGCGGGCTGTGCAAGAACGCTGCTCCTCCATCCGGAAAAGCAGGATGTCGTCCTGATCCGCGGCGAGCACGGCCTGATCGCCATCACCGGCCAGCGCGGCCTGATCCTCAAGTCGGAAGTGGACGCCAATAACGTGGATGTCACCGGCATGGAAGATTGCGTGATCGGCAATCTGGCCGCCAGCATCGCCGATGAGAAGAGCATGAGGGTCGCGCTCACCTTCTCCGCCGCCGCTGGCGCCATCGCCAGGGAAGGCCAGGGCGCCGGCACGGCCATGCCAAAGCAGAATGAGGTGGTGAACAGGCTAAACAGTTCCGCGAAGCCTGCTTCGCGTTCCGTGCCTCCTCCCGTTAGACCCAACGGCGTGCCGGGCATCCCGCGGGGAAATCCGCCTGATTCTTCTACCCCGACTTAA